The DNA window GGCCGTGCCGCGGTAAAACATCGCGTTCGCGTTCGGCTCCACGTACTCGGTCATCTGGTCGAGGGCGCTCAGGGCCTTGTCGATCTGGGCCTGCGACGGGCTGTCGCCCTGCAGGGCCTTCGAGGCGCGGGCCAGGAACTCGTCCCGAATGCGCTCGGTGGCCAGGCCCGCCACGCGGGTGTTGCCCACCTCGTTGCCCACCTCAATCGCCTGCCGCAGCGACTGCAGCCCGGCCTCCGTGCTGTCCTCCATGTTGATGAGGGCCAGGCCCTGGTTGTACTGGACGGTGGGGTCGGCGTCCGTGTACTCCTGCAGCGTCTTGAAGTGGGACAGGGCGCCTGTGTAGTTCTCCTGCTTGAGCGCGGCGCTGCCGGCGCCCTTGAGGCTTTCGATGAGGTTGTTTTCAATCTTCCCGATGAGGTCGTCGAGCCCCAGCTTCTGGGCCAGCTCGATGGACTCCTCAAACCGCGTGGCGGCCATCTCGTAGTTCTCCGCGTTTCCGGCTTTGGCGCCTTCCTTATACGTCTGCTGCAGCTCCTTCTTCAGCTTCTTCTTCTGAGCGTTGGACAGGGAGTTGTCGCTTTGAGCACGCACGCTCCCGGCGCCAAGCTGGAGCCCGAGCAGGCAGGCAAATGCGACGACCGTCCAGCGGGTTGCGAGAGCGCGGGGTAGCCAGTGGGTATTCATGACTGGAAGACTGGTTGCGGGGAAGAATGAAAAAACCGTCGACATCAAACACTAAGTGCGGTAGGAGTGCCCCGTACGTTTGTTTCCGGGGCCGAGGGCCCCGGCGCCGACGGGGGCAGGCTGGCGGGCGGGAGGGCCGCCGCTGCCGTCATCGTGGAGCCTAAAAGGTACAACGTCTGTGCCGGAAGTGCAGCCGGGCCGACGAACCGGGCGCTCTCGCCGGCCAAAGGGGCCGCGCCCCGCGGTGGGCCTCCAGAACGGTCGAAA is part of the Salinibacter ruber DSM 13855 genome and encodes:
- a CDS encoding tetratricopeptide repeat protein is translated as MNTHWLPRALATRWTVVAFACLLGLQLGAGSVRAQSDNSLSNAQKKKLKKELQQTYKEGAKAGNAENYEMAATRFEESIELAQKLGLDDLIGKIENNLIESLKGAGSAALKQENYTGALSHFKTLQEYTDADPTVQYNQGLALINMEDSTEAGLQSLRQAIEVGNEVGNTRVAGLATERIRDEFLARASKALQGDSPSQAQIDKALSALDQMTEYVEPNANAMFYRGTALYESGQYQQAIQAARQGLDMHQGSRSDAAKFHFVIAESQMETGNKASACETFANATYGDYEARANHYLENECDDV